One window of Electrophorus electricus isolate fEleEle1 chromosome 24, fEleEle1.pri, whole genome shotgun sequence genomic DNA carries:
- the camkvl gene encoding caM kinase-like vesicle-associated, like isoform X3: protein MPFGCLALRDGRTYHSLSDITDKYEIGQVLKAKEFCELCLMKDRQTDKVYVCKKFLKKDGRKVRKAAKNEIMILKMINHPNILKLIDAFETRKEFYIIQELATGGDVFDWILDQGNYTERDAASVIRQVLEAVAYLHSLNIVHRNLKLENLMYYTENNHNKVVLRDFYLSRFENGSITEPCGTPEYLAPEVVARHRYGRPVDCWAVGVIMYMLLSGNPPFYDETEEENSDMHNRIIFCRIVAGDFEFDSPYWDDISPAAKELVCKLMEVDQMIRITAQEALWHEWIAGNAASEKNLKDGVCAQFEKNFAKAKWRKAIRVTTFMQRLRASELASAQGATESQREGGRAGAGSKGPPTDSAGVSCVVTAQNGPPGEREGKQPQQEKESTAAPPLTETAKPLAQTHSSTQTQEEERCKSEEKQGTGVGSCKKAAILGQDKQVSQRAPSAEPTKPSGCQGDKFTSENEISVTANADKKVSASVETPNRRKMAANLSLDRNLGAGDRISNLSADREQPGKVGEKAEGTRKQEMSPGSWCQTQLPEAVAERQAGAGTVAEVSPKSRDKEAGRTDRASQSGKQSCPAAAVGSLSMGPNKAVNVDEQRELSPGASYASPYCPAYSVSGGTVFSALEQGGRASADWQMDSVIEQIEKQMAAVLEKIEGDMPSLLGQVNECPETLPRAKSAHSSPSCCPRSYHHHSTPPPLPTTPRPAMPSLPHLTIPPPSYPPPSPPTHIQVHNQPSSDQDERDGQRGVGRSSQSPRGRSSGKDL, encoded by the exons ATGCCATTTGGGTGCCTTGCCCTGCGAGATGGGCGGACGTACCACAGCCTATCAGACATCACAGACAAATATGAGATTGGACAGGTCCTAAAGGC GAAGGAGTTCTGCGAGCTATGTCTAATGAAAGACCGCCAGACGGACAAGGTTTATGTGTGCAAGAAATTCCTCAAGAAGGATGGCAGGAAAGTACGGAAGGCTGCCAAGAACGAGATCATGATCCTGAAAAT GATCAACCACCCAAACATCCTGAAGTTGATCGATGCGTTTGAAACCAGGAAAGAGTTCTACATCATCCAAGAGCT ggcCACAGGTGGAGATGTATTTGATTGGATCCTGGACCAGGGGAATTACACAGAGCGAGATGCTGCCAGCGTAATTCGGCAGGTCCTAGAGGCAGTGGCTTACCTTCACTCCCTCAACATAGTGCACAGGAACTTAAAA ctggaGAACCTGATGTATTACACAGAGAATAACCACAACAAAGTGGTGCTGCGGGACTTCTACCTGTCCAGATTCGAGAACGGCTCCATCACTGaaccctgtggaacaccagagTACCTGG CCCCAGAGGTGGTGGCCCGGCATCGGTACGGAAGACCAGTAGACTGCTGGGCTGTTGGGGTCATCATGTATATGCT GCTGTCAGGAAACCCTCCTTTCTACGATGAGACGGAAGAGGAGAACTCCGACATGCACAACCGTATCATCTTCTGCCGGATTGTGGCGGGAGACTTTGAGTTTGACTCTCCCTACTGGGACGACATATCACCTGCTG CTAAAGAGCTGGTGTGCAAACTGATGGAGGTCGACCAGATGATACGAATCACAGCGCAGGAAGCTCTGTGGCATGAATG GATTGCGGGGAACGCCGCCTCGGAAAAGAACCTGAAGGACGGCGTGTGCGCTCAGTTCGAAAAGAACTTTGCGAAGGCCAAGTGGAGG AAAGCAATCAGAGTCACAACGTTCATGCAGCGTCTTCGTGCCTCAGAGCTAGCGTCTGCGCAAGGGGCAACGGAGAGCCAAAGGGAGGGGGGACGAGCCGGAGCAGGGAGCAAGGGCCCCCCCACTGACTCCGCAGGCGTGTCTTGTGTGGTGACAGCCCAAAACGGACCACCCGGGGAACGAGAGGGGAAGCAGCCACAACAGGAGAAAGAAAGTACTGCTGCCCCTCCGCTCACAGAAACAGCAAAGCCCCTTGCTCAAACCCACTCCTCAACTCAAACGCAAGAGGAGGAGCGTTGCAAGAGTGAGGAGAAGCAAGGGACTGGGGTTGGCTCTTGCAAAAAGGCAGCCATTTTAGGCCAAGACAAACAGGTGAGCCAGAGAGCCCCCTCAGCGGAGCCCACCAAGCCCTCTGGTTGCCAAGGGGACAAATTCACCTCAGAGAACGAGATCTCTGTTACGGCCAACGCAGACAAGAAAGTGTCAGCTTCTGTTGAAACTCCAAACCGCCGCAAGATGGCCGCCAACCTCTCTCTGGATCGTAATTTAGGGGCCGGTGATAGGATTAGCAATCTGTCTGCTGACAGGGAACAGCCAGGAAAGGTAGGGGAGAAAGCAGAAGGGACACGAAAGCAGGAAATGTCTCCTGGAAGTTGGTGTCAGACCCAGCTTCCAGAGGCAGTAGCCGAGAGGCAGGCAGGAGCCGGTACGGTAGCTGAGGTCAGTCCAAAGAGCCGGGATAAGGAAGCAGGGAGAACAGACAGGGCTAGTCAATCAGGAAAACAGTCCTGTCCTGCCGCAGCAGTAGGCTCTTTAAGCATGGGCCCGAACAAGGCTGTGAACGTGGACGAACAGAGAGAGCTAAGCCCCGGTGCCTCTTACGCGAGTCCGTACTGCCCAGCCTACTCTGTTAGCGGTGGCACAGTGTTCAGTGCTCTTGAGCAAGGAGGAAGGGCCAGTGCAGACTGGCAAATGGACAGTGTGATTGAACAAATCGAGAAGCAAATGGCAGCTGTGCTCGAAAAGATCGAAGGGGACATGCCCTCGTTGTTGGGGCAGGTCAACGAGTGTCCGGAGACCCTGCCAAGGGCAAAAAGTGCACACTCGTCTCCCTCATGCTGCCCTCGCTCTTACCACCACCATTCCACCCCACCACCTCTTCCCACAACCCCACGGCCAGCCATGCCCTCTCTACCACACTTAACTATTCCCCCGCCCTCCTACCCACCCCCGTCCCCACCTACCCATATCCAGGTTCATAACCAACCAAGCAGTGATCAGGATGAGAGAGATGGGCAAAGGGGCGTTGGGAGATCGAGCCAGTCACCAAGGGGACGGTCGTCAGGGAAAGATCTGTGA
- the camkvl gene encoding caM kinase-like vesicle-associated, like isoform X1 — protein MQDYGLEAGAGLPSYGKEFTAACTPLRMMQMTVFAHMPLLVGLSRSCRFLPQNALQTVTPTSDGMVDAVMPFGCLALRDGRTYHSLSDITDKYEIGQVLKAKEFCELCLMKDRQTDKVYVCKKFLKKDGRKVRKAAKNEIMILKMINHPNILKLIDAFETRKEFYIIQELATGGDVFDWILDQGNYTERDAASVIRQVLEAVAYLHSLNIVHRNLKLENLMYYTENNHNKVVLRDFYLSRFENGSITEPCGTPEYLAPEVVARHRYGRPVDCWAVGVIMYMLLSGNPPFYDETEEENSDMHNRIIFCRIVAGDFEFDSPYWDDISPAAKELVCKLMEVDQMIRITAQEALWHEWIAGNAASEKNLKDGVCAQFEKNFAKAKWRKAIRVTTFMQRLRASELASAQGATESQREGGRAGAGSKGPPTDSAGVSCVVTAQNGPPGEREGKQPQQEKESTAAPPLTETAKPLAQTHSSTQTQEEERCKSEEKQGTGVGSCKKAAILGQDKQVSQRAPSAEPTKPSGCQGDKFTSENEISVTANADKKVSASVETPNRRKMAANLSLDRNLGAGDRISNLSADREQPGKVGEKAEGTRKQEMSPGSWCQTQLPEAVAERQAGAGTVAEVSPKSRDKEAGRTDRASQSGKQSCPAAAVGSLSMGPNKAVNVDEQRELSPGASYASPYCPAYSVSGGTVFSALEQGGRASADWQMDSVIEQIEKQMAAVLEKIEGDMPSLLGQVNECPETLPRAKSAHSSPSCCPRSYHHHSTPPPLPTTPRPAMPSLPHLTIPPPSYPPPSPPTHIQVHNQPSSDQDERDGQRGVGRSSQSPRGRSSGKDL, from the exons ATGCAGGATTATGGATTAGAGGCAGGAGCTGGATTACCCAGCTATGGGAAAGAGTTCACCGCCGCCTGCACCCCTCTCCGCATGATGCAGATGACTGTTTTCGCCCACATGCCACTCTTGGTCGGGCTTTCCAGGAGCTGCCGATTTTTGCCACAAAACGCCTTGCAGACAGTGACGCCAACCTCTGATGGGATG GTGGATGCTGTCATGCCATTTGGGTGCCTTGCCCTGCGAGATGGGCGGACGTACCACAGCCTATCAGACATCACAGACAAATATGAGATTGGACAGGTCCTAAAGGC GAAGGAGTTCTGCGAGCTATGTCTAATGAAAGACCGCCAGACGGACAAGGTTTATGTGTGCAAGAAATTCCTCAAGAAGGATGGCAGGAAAGTACGGAAGGCTGCCAAGAACGAGATCATGATCCTGAAAAT GATCAACCACCCAAACATCCTGAAGTTGATCGATGCGTTTGAAACCAGGAAAGAGTTCTACATCATCCAAGAGCT ggcCACAGGTGGAGATGTATTTGATTGGATCCTGGACCAGGGGAATTACACAGAGCGAGATGCTGCCAGCGTAATTCGGCAGGTCCTAGAGGCAGTGGCTTACCTTCACTCCCTCAACATAGTGCACAGGAACTTAAAA ctggaGAACCTGATGTATTACACAGAGAATAACCACAACAAAGTGGTGCTGCGGGACTTCTACCTGTCCAGATTCGAGAACGGCTCCATCACTGaaccctgtggaacaccagagTACCTGG CCCCAGAGGTGGTGGCCCGGCATCGGTACGGAAGACCAGTAGACTGCTGGGCTGTTGGGGTCATCATGTATATGCT GCTGTCAGGAAACCCTCCTTTCTACGATGAGACGGAAGAGGAGAACTCCGACATGCACAACCGTATCATCTTCTGCCGGATTGTGGCGGGAGACTTTGAGTTTGACTCTCCCTACTGGGACGACATATCACCTGCTG CTAAAGAGCTGGTGTGCAAACTGATGGAGGTCGACCAGATGATACGAATCACAGCGCAGGAAGCTCTGTGGCATGAATG GATTGCGGGGAACGCCGCCTCGGAAAAGAACCTGAAGGACGGCGTGTGCGCTCAGTTCGAAAAGAACTTTGCGAAGGCCAAGTGGAGG AAAGCAATCAGAGTCACAACGTTCATGCAGCGTCTTCGTGCCTCAGAGCTAGCGTCTGCGCAAGGGGCAACGGAGAGCCAAAGGGAGGGGGGACGAGCCGGAGCAGGGAGCAAGGGCCCCCCCACTGACTCCGCAGGCGTGTCTTGTGTGGTGACAGCCCAAAACGGACCACCCGGGGAACGAGAGGGGAAGCAGCCACAACAGGAGAAAGAAAGTACTGCTGCCCCTCCGCTCACAGAAACAGCAAAGCCCCTTGCTCAAACCCACTCCTCAACTCAAACGCAAGAGGAGGAGCGTTGCAAGAGTGAGGAGAAGCAAGGGACTGGGGTTGGCTCTTGCAAAAAGGCAGCCATTTTAGGCCAAGACAAACAGGTGAGCCAGAGAGCCCCCTCAGCGGAGCCCACCAAGCCCTCTGGTTGCCAAGGGGACAAATTCACCTCAGAGAACGAGATCTCTGTTACGGCCAACGCAGACAAGAAAGTGTCAGCTTCTGTTGAAACTCCAAACCGCCGCAAGATGGCCGCCAACCTCTCTCTGGATCGTAATTTAGGGGCCGGTGATAGGATTAGCAATCTGTCTGCTGACAGGGAACAGCCAGGAAAGGTAGGGGAGAAAGCAGAAGGGACACGAAAGCAGGAAATGTCTCCTGGAAGTTGGTGTCAGACCCAGCTTCCAGAGGCAGTAGCCGAGAGGCAGGCAGGAGCCGGTACGGTAGCTGAGGTCAGTCCAAAGAGCCGGGATAAGGAAGCAGGGAGAACAGACAGGGCTAGTCAATCAGGAAAACAGTCCTGTCCTGCCGCAGCAGTAGGCTCTTTAAGCATGGGCCCGAACAAGGCTGTGAACGTGGACGAACAGAGAGAGCTAAGCCCCGGTGCCTCTTACGCGAGTCCGTACTGCCCAGCCTACTCTGTTAGCGGTGGCACAGTGTTCAGTGCTCTTGAGCAAGGAGGAAGGGCCAGTGCAGACTGGCAAATGGACAGTGTGATTGAACAAATCGAGAAGCAAATGGCAGCTGTGCTCGAAAAGATCGAAGGGGACATGCCCTCGTTGTTGGGGCAGGTCAACGAGTGTCCGGAGACCCTGCCAAGGGCAAAAAGTGCACACTCGTCTCCCTCATGCTGCCCTCGCTCTTACCACCACCATTCCACCCCACCACCTCTTCCCACAACCCCACGGCCAGCCATGCCCTCTCTACCACACTTAACTATTCCCCCGCCCTCCTACCCACCCCCGTCCCCACCTACCCATATCCAGGTTCATAACCAACCAAGCAGTGATCAGGATGAGAGAGATGGGCAAAGGGGCGTTGGGAGATCGAGCCAGTCACCAAGGGGACGGTCGTCAGGGAAAGATCTGTGA
- the camkvl gene encoding caM kinase-like vesicle-associated, like isoform X2 — protein MGCTSTCFKISFYLSFYPSTYLFLEHQEVVDAVMPFGCLALRDGRTYHSLSDITDKYEIGQVLKAKEFCELCLMKDRQTDKVYVCKKFLKKDGRKVRKAAKNEIMILKMINHPNILKLIDAFETRKEFYIIQELATGGDVFDWILDQGNYTERDAASVIRQVLEAVAYLHSLNIVHRNLKLENLMYYTENNHNKVVLRDFYLSRFENGSITEPCGTPEYLAPEVVARHRYGRPVDCWAVGVIMYMLLSGNPPFYDETEEENSDMHNRIIFCRIVAGDFEFDSPYWDDISPAAKELVCKLMEVDQMIRITAQEALWHEWIAGNAASEKNLKDGVCAQFEKNFAKAKWRKAIRVTTFMQRLRASELASAQGATESQREGGRAGAGSKGPPTDSAGVSCVVTAQNGPPGEREGKQPQQEKESTAAPPLTETAKPLAQTHSSTQTQEEERCKSEEKQGTGVGSCKKAAILGQDKQVSQRAPSAEPTKPSGCQGDKFTSENEISVTANADKKVSASVETPNRRKMAANLSLDRNLGAGDRISNLSADREQPGKVGEKAEGTRKQEMSPGSWCQTQLPEAVAERQAGAGTVAEVSPKSRDKEAGRTDRASQSGKQSCPAAAVGSLSMGPNKAVNVDEQRELSPGASYASPYCPAYSVSGGTVFSALEQGGRASADWQMDSVIEQIEKQMAAVLEKIEGDMPSLLGQVNECPETLPRAKSAHSSPSCCPRSYHHHSTPPPLPTTPRPAMPSLPHLTIPPPSYPPPSPPTHIQVHNQPSSDQDERDGQRGVGRSSQSPRGRSSGKDL, from the exons ATGGGATGTACCTCCACCTGTTTCAAGATATCGTTTTATCTATCATTCTATCcatctacttatttatttcttgaaCACCAAGAAGTG GTGGATGCTGTCATGCCATTTGGGTGCCTTGCCCTGCGAGATGGGCGGACGTACCACAGCCTATCAGACATCACAGACAAATATGAGATTGGACAGGTCCTAAAGGC GAAGGAGTTCTGCGAGCTATGTCTAATGAAAGACCGCCAGACGGACAAGGTTTATGTGTGCAAGAAATTCCTCAAGAAGGATGGCAGGAAAGTACGGAAGGCTGCCAAGAACGAGATCATGATCCTGAAAAT GATCAACCACCCAAACATCCTGAAGTTGATCGATGCGTTTGAAACCAGGAAAGAGTTCTACATCATCCAAGAGCT ggcCACAGGTGGAGATGTATTTGATTGGATCCTGGACCAGGGGAATTACACAGAGCGAGATGCTGCCAGCGTAATTCGGCAGGTCCTAGAGGCAGTGGCTTACCTTCACTCCCTCAACATAGTGCACAGGAACTTAAAA ctggaGAACCTGATGTATTACACAGAGAATAACCACAACAAAGTGGTGCTGCGGGACTTCTACCTGTCCAGATTCGAGAACGGCTCCATCACTGaaccctgtggaacaccagagTACCTGG CCCCAGAGGTGGTGGCCCGGCATCGGTACGGAAGACCAGTAGACTGCTGGGCTGTTGGGGTCATCATGTATATGCT GCTGTCAGGAAACCCTCCTTTCTACGATGAGACGGAAGAGGAGAACTCCGACATGCACAACCGTATCATCTTCTGCCGGATTGTGGCGGGAGACTTTGAGTTTGACTCTCCCTACTGGGACGACATATCACCTGCTG CTAAAGAGCTGGTGTGCAAACTGATGGAGGTCGACCAGATGATACGAATCACAGCGCAGGAAGCTCTGTGGCATGAATG GATTGCGGGGAACGCCGCCTCGGAAAAGAACCTGAAGGACGGCGTGTGCGCTCAGTTCGAAAAGAACTTTGCGAAGGCCAAGTGGAGG AAAGCAATCAGAGTCACAACGTTCATGCAGCGTCTTCGTGCCTCAGAGCTAGCGTCTGCGCAAGGGGCAACGGAGAGCCAAAGGGAGGGGGGACGAGCCGGAGCAGGGAGCAAGGGCCCCCCCACTGACTCCGCAGGCGTGTCTTGTGTGGTGACAGCCCAAAACGGACCACCCGGGGAACGAGAGGGGAAGCAGCCACAACAGGAGAAAGAAAGTACTGCTGCCCCTCCGCTCACAGAAACAGCAAAGCCCCTTGCTCAAACCCACTCCTCAACTCAAACGCAAGAGGAGGAGCGTTGCAAGAGTGAGGAGAAGCAAGGGACTGGGGTTGGCTCTTGCAAAAAGGCAGCCATTTTAGGCCAAGACAAACAGGTGAGCCAGAGAGCCCCCTCAGCGGAGCCCACCAAGCCCTCTGGTTGCCAAGGGGACAAATTCACCTCAGAGAACGAGATCTCTGTTACGGCCAACGCAGACAAGAAAGTGTCAGCTTCTGTTGAAACTCCAAACCGCCGCAAGATGGCCGCCAACCTCTCTCTGGATCGTAATTTAGGGGCCGGTGATAGGATTAGCAATCTGTCTGCTGACAGGGAACAGCCAGGAAAGGTAGGGGAGAAAGCAGAAGGGACACGAAAGCAGGAAATGTCTCCTGGAAGTTGGTGTCAGACCCAGCTTCCAGAGGCAGTAGCCGAGAGGCAGGCAGGAGCCGGTACGGTAGCTGAGGTCAGTCCAAAGAGCCGGGATAAGGAAGCAGGGAGAACAGACAGGGCTAGTCAATCAGGAAAACAGTCCTGTCCTGCCGCAGCAGTAGGCTCTTTAAGCATGGGCCCGAACAAGGCTGTGAACGTGGACGAACAGAGAGAGCTAAGCCCCGGTGCCTCTTACGCGAGTCCGTACTGCCCAGCCTACTCTGTTAGCGGTGGCACAGTGTTCAGTGCTCTTGAGCAAGGAGGAAGGGCCAGTGCAGACTGGCAAATGGACAGTGTGATTGAACAAATCGAGAAGCAAATGGCAGCTGTGCTCGAAAAGATCGAAGGGGACATGCCCTCGTTGTTGGGGCAGGTCAACGAGTGTCCGGAGACCCTGCCAAGGGCAAAAAGTGCACACTCGTCTCCCTCATGCTGCCCTCGCTCTTACCACCACCATTCCACCCCACCACCTCTTCCCACAACCCCACGGCCAGCCATGCCCTCTCTACCACACTTAACTATTCCCCCGCCCTCCTACCCACCCCCGTCCCCACCTACCCATATCCAGGTTCATAACCAACCAAGCAGTGATCAGGATGAGAGAGATGGGCAAAGGGGCGTTGGGAGATCGAGCCAGTCACCAAGGGGACGGTCGTCAGGGAAAGATCTGTGA